Sequence from the Mycteria americana isolate JAX WOST 10 ecotype Jacksonville Zoo and Gardens chromosome 5, USCA_MyAme_1.0, whole genome shotgun sequence genome:
TCAACTTATTTTCTGTGGTGTTGTCATCTTCATTGCCattttctcttcagctgcagctggccTCATACCTGAATTTCGTATCCTACTTTTCTTGTAGCTTGTTATGGGTCGTTAGTTATTAAGGCATGATTTTTTCTTCCGCTTGAGTCAATGCAAATTGCAGCCGATTTTAGTAGGAGCTGGCTGAGACCATCTGTGCACACAACATTGTCTTCAGTTGAAGAAGTGTTAAGGCTACTGGTTTGGTTCTGCACAGACACATGTTcataaaaataataccaaaaataaTAGTGTGGAGTAATATACTTCCCCTTGGTTTCTGAAATGGCAAATGGAACACTTTggtgaaggaaaaataaaccaatcTTTTGACCAAACAAAATGAAGGGGGTAGGGGGCAGTCCTATAAACTTATTATGTGTTTATTCATACTTTTCTAGCATATATGCAAGCACCTAACATACTTATAACTGAAGTTTAAATGCTCtcattccttttatattttttacagaaaggaaaggattttgGATATTTCCCAAAAGATGCTGTGAAGGTTGAGGAAGTTTTTATTGCAGAGGAAGTTGAAGTGCTCACTAAGGTAAACCAACATCGCCAGATTTTCCAGTGTAGTTCACAGCAATTGAAAATCTAATATCCAGCTAGAAATTCAAGTGTtgatgcatattttatttcagataattcaaaatgtgtttttttcattactgCTCCATTTGCATGTTTATTGtcctctaaaataatttttatctaatAAATTATATAGAACCATTAGGAATAATATAAATACTTACAGTCCTTTGTGTAAAGTTATACACATGTATAACTAGaccaaaagaaagagaataaagatATATTGCTGTGCTACACAGTGCTGTTGAAAATTAcacatgaaaacaatttaaaagtgaATATTGTTCTTTTAGGAAACTGATTTCCTTTGTCTTCATGGAGATAAGTAcgcttttgaaaatgaagatagtGCATTACATGATCACAACAAAGAAAGTGAATATTCATCATCTGATGCAGAATCAAAGCTGCATGAAAACGAACTCTTAGAACATTCAAGAAACTCCATGCAAAAGGAAGGAAGAGTTGAATCAGTTTCTGAAAATGATTCCAAGGAATCTCACAGTCAGGAGGAGTCTGCAAGCAAAAAGTTGGTTAGAAAAACTGAGAACAGACAAGATGATACTGAAGagccacaaatgcaaaacagCCTCCCACTAGAACCCATTCCAACTCAGTCTAGTTGGATTGCAGGATGGTTCACCACAGGAAGTAAAAATGATGAAGAGCCCTTAAAAGCCATTACTGAAtctttagaagaaaatacatacCGAGGCAGAAAAATAGTGGTGACTGCTGAAAATGACTTACAGGAGTCAAATGATAAAAAGGAACAAGAACCTCCAGCATCTGTTTGGTTTCAAGGTGGACTGACGGACCTTCTGTATTTTGGTGAAGAGAATGTGGATGTTGGTTTAGCATCAGAAAAGAATGATCCACAAATCCATGATGTTTCTGCTGTGCCTGGACATTCCAATAACGAACAGGAAACAGCAGTCACAGAGTTattgacagaagaagaaaagagtgaaagCCAAGAACACAAATCAAATTGGTTTAATTTGGGTTTAAGTAACGTTCTTAATTTTGGCCACGCTGAGAAAGATACAATTGCTATGGAAGaccagcaaagcagagaaacagaggatGAAGCAAATAAGAATGAAGAAGTACAGACCTTAGACCAGAAAGAATCACACATTTGGGACATACTTTGGGACAAAGCATCAAAGGAGATGGTTAAAGCAGTGACAGATGAAAAGCATTATGCACAAGAAATAATAGATTCAAACAGTAACATGCCAAATCCTGGGGAGATACCAGCAAGTGTGCGTACTCTTAATGACACCAAAAGCACCTCAGATAGCACAGAATCATCTTTTGATGTACTAACAGGTGACAAAGAGAAGCCAATTGAACCTTACAGTTCAGAACAAGACTTGGTATCAGAAAGCCaactgctgaaaaatactgaagctAAAAAGAGAAATCAGGAGTCAGAAAGCAAATATGGCCAGTCAGGTTGGTATACAAATATCTATAATAGCTTTATTAATTATAATATGGACACATACGATAATCAACAGGGACATGAATCAATTTCATCAGAtcagatttcttcttctcctaGCCCACCTCAGAATTGTGATCCCTCGGACAcaaaaaatatagaagaaaagcCTGACATAGCTGAAGAACAgagccatttcttcttttttagtcattttgcagaaatactgaagtttcGGAGTTCAACagccaaagaaaagcaagagcagagTTTGCAAGATGATGTGTTTTTTAGTGAAGAAACCCCTCAAACTGAAAATGATTATGAAATATTACAGGGAAATAATAACAGAGCAATGAAAGTACAAGTAAATCGGAGAGTTAGTGAGGAGCTGTCTGAAAAAGATGAGGGTGCAATCCAAGAAAGCAGTCTGTTTTCCTCACCAGCTGTGCAAAATAATGAACGCagtaatgaaaaagcaaaacattttgtccAATTAGTTAGCGATGGTGATGCTTCACAAATTTTATCTGTTGAAACACTAGTACAACCTGAAGTATCTCAAAGACAATATGTACCCTTGTTTAGTTATTCCAGTGCTGAAAAGCATGTTTCTAAGAGTAGTGAAAGTCAGGAAAATACCAATATAAAAGGTTATTATAATGACCCTGTCTCCAAAGATTCTCTACGTTTaccttcaaaattaaattttgaaaatacagtggAAATTGGAACTCATCTGCAGGGAaaatcagaaatggaaacagtTGAAACagtgcaaaaagaagaaaataacctgaacACTTATATTCAAGAATCTGTAAATTCAGAAAATGCATTACGGAGTTACAGGGAACTACCAGGAACTGCAGATAATCATCTGGGCAGTAAGAAGACCCCATGTGACAGTGAACAGAGTCTTACTGTGGAAACATCTGAGAAAGGCAAACCAGTTGAATGCTGTGATACAGAACAAAATTCAGCATCGAAAAGCCAGTTCCAAGTGGATGgtgatggaaaagagaaaattcacaAACCAGAGAATAAAAATGGCCCACTGGCTTTTTATGAAAACGACCTCAAAGATTTCagtcaggatttttttaatgatgaacaGGATCGGAAATCTGAAGAGTCCCAAGAATTTGCTCCAGACCAACCTTTCTCTCCTCACCCCTCATCTAGTGGCTTCAGTTTAACAGGTACCAAAACTTCTGAAGAAACTGGCCACTTGGAAGACATATGGAGTTTCAGAATGGAAGGTAAAAACTGGTTGCTGAGAATAGAAGAACTAAGCTTCCATAATGAAAAAGGCCTCAGTATAAGCCTTGATAAAATACTatgggaaaaagaaactgaaggcaCCTCAAATCAGAAGGTTAAACATAACGAATCAGATAACAGTAATGTGGATACCTCCAAAGAGAATGATCTTTCTCTTCATCTGGCAGTGCAAAATAACAAACAgggcagtggaggaaaaaaaacacagcaacatCTACCAGATTAGTAAAAGATAGGACAACACTTGATGCTCTTGCTGACAGCTTGTCAGGAGAGAACCTACAAACTGAACAAATTCCTATGAACATGCAACATCATCAGAAAGGTGAAGCAGAAATAACATGGGAAGATTCATGTTCCCAACATGAGCTTCTGGTACCAGAGAATGGGTCAGAGGACGGTCTTAATCTGGAtcttagaaagaaatataaaaatcacatgtgatatagtaaaagaaaagattattccATATCATCAGATTTAGGCCCATCAATTCAAGCCATTATGACAGTGCAAGATACAAAAACATAGAAAATGAATCTCAGTTTTGGAAGGCATCATCAAACACTATTTCAAAAGGCACAGTAATACCAACGTCTTCAGCTGAATCCaagtccaaaaaaaaaatttataaagaaaatttattgACAATAAAAGCAACAGAGCAGTCACGTGATATTAGTCTTACTGAATGTGAACTTCTACCCTAGAAGCCATCTAAAATAGaagacaattttaaagaaaaaaaatagcattgcagTTAGTGTCTCCTAAAACCTTTAAACTAGAAAGCCAGACtgctattgaaaacaaaacaaaacagattaattaAATCCCGGCAACCTGGGATTGCTCAGAAACGTGGGTGATAAAGTAAGTATATGTTGAAAAAGAAGACACTGTTGTAACTGAAAGGCTGGATAACACTGACAAATTAATTGCTGCTACTAAAACAAGataggagaaggaaagaaaaaaagaaagaatctgaAAATCACAGAGAGTCAAAGtccagaaatataaataataaaatttatattctAACAGAAAGGGTTCCAGGTAGTATTTTTACGAGACCATCAGGgttctttgcaaatacatttagTAAAACTAACAATTAAGCCTGTAGACAAAAGTCTGAGGATACCtgttttgtcaaaaaaaccaaatgaaaatagGGATGACGCTAGGACTAGTAGAATTAAAGACTGCACAGAAGAATGAGATGGAGTTAAGAGAAAAGGAATCTGAACAAGAAAAAGATACTACTAAATCTGTAGAAGAATGTGCAGAAAATGGTGAAATCAATTTAGAAGTCATGCAAGATAAATTTAAGGAAGGACAGCTtggcattttggaaaaaatactgctgcagaaTCCAGTGAAAACAAGGAAATTGACAAAATCATAGTAGGGCAGACAGAGTTCATGTcccaaaacccaagcaaaaccaGGCAAATATTGTATGATAAAACCTCAGATTTACCAAACCCATTGATTACATTCcaacaattttatttaaagttaaaacaaGATGTTAAGCAACCCTTAGAGCACCTCTGTGAAGGAAGCAAACTGATGCAGCTGCACCAGCAATTTGAAAAGATTCATCATGAAATCACAGCTTACTCATGTAAAGACAATGTTAAGCAGAGCAAACAAGTGATTGTGTCTGCACAAAAGGGGCACAATTTGGACACTGGGCaggaaaaatatatggaaaaaaggAATGTTCTTCTAGAGCTGCCAGAGCTTTTGTCTGCTATAACAATTAAGTGTGCAGCCCAAACTGCAGCTAAAGATACTGGACTAATGCTTCACTAACAGTGATTTAGCAAGAACAAAATATGCtttgtctgaggaaaaaaatacaacgGACACAACACTCTCTCCTTCTGGTGATTTAAAATCAAGAGGTAGCAAGCCTAACTCATAGTACTTAATGACTGATTTCTGATATTTTGAGGATCTGATAATACAGATTGAATTAATATAATGGTAACAGTTTAAGAGCCAGTTACTCTTCTTGACTTTTGACTGTTTGACTATTTGTGATGGGTGTCTTTGGCCAGTAGTGGCTTgaagcacagaattaaaaattagtCAATttgtaaatggtatttttttttctacatgggTAAgtgaggtgtggggttttttgaaagtggtattttatttgcttcaggAAACTTACTCCAAGTCACTGCCACTGAGGCAGCAAGGTGCCTTCAGTCATACTTCTGCATGAACATGCCTGTGGTTTCTTGTATTTCACAGTGAAGTTTGTTATCTTGTGGGAAGTTGTTAATCTTTAATCCTCCATGgcatttttaattgttctttttgtaAAGCTTTTCCCACTTGTATTTGGTTATAATATAAGAAAGAGACCTACTAATCCTGAACAGGGAATCTACAGGCTAACTATCAAAACCAAGCCTATTTTTTCCTGAACATTGATTTTAACTACTTTACTACATCACCAATTTTGCTTAAAGCTCTATCCTCCAAACTCTGTTCTGAGACCATTATTTGAACCAGTATTTCTTAAATCATAAA
This genomic interval carries:
- the MIA2 gene encoding melanoma inhibitory activity protein 2 isoform X3 yields the protein MSRVQATTDHLGPDCRYLNFKTGEEIMVYSKLSRKNENLWTGSKGKDFGYFPKDAVKVEEVFIAEEVEVLTKETDFLCLHGDKYAFENEDSALHDHNKESEYSSSDAESKLHENELLEHSRNSMQKEGRVESVSENDSKESHSQEESASKKLVRKTENRQDDTEEPQMQNSLPLEPIPTQSSWIAGWFTTGSKNDEEPLKAITESLEENTYRGRKIVVTAENDLQESNDKKEQEPPASVWFQGGLTDLLYFGEENVDVGLASEKNDPQIHDVSAVPGHSNNEQETAVTELLTEEEKSESQEHKSNWFNLGLSNVLNFGHAEKDTIAMEDQQSRETEDEANKNEEVQTLDQKESHIWDILWDKASKEMVKAVTDEKHYAQEIIDSNSNMPNPGEIPASVRTLNDTKSTSDSTESSFDVLTGDKEKPIEPYSSEQDLVSESQLLKNTEAKKRNQESESKYGQSGWYTNIYNSFINYNMDTYDNQQGHESISSDQISSSPSPPQNCDPSDTKNIEEKPDIAEEQSHFFFFSHFAEILKFRSSTAKEKQEQSLQDDVFFSEETPQTENDYEILQGNNNRAMKVQVNRRVSEELSEKDEGAIQESSLFSSPAVQNNERSNEKAKHFVQLVSDGDASQILSVETLVQPEVSQRQYVPLFSYSSAEKHVSKSSESQENTNIKGYYNDPVSKDSLRLPSKLNFENTVEIGTHLQGKSEMETVETVQKEENNLNTYIQESVNSENALRSYRELPGTADNHLGSKKTPCDSEQSLTVETSEKGKPVECCDTEQNSASKSQFQVDGDGKEKIHKPENKNGPLAFYENDLKDFSQDFFNDEQDRKSEESQEFAPDQPFSPHPSSSGFSLTGTKTSEETGHLEDIWSFRMEGLGSRRKLLEETSEEEHEMNAAVDSERDSDQHSKAIVIPSVNSEEKMDSSVADSPFDVKKPFSDAIQNYVPSNEGGWIYQILLCLNALEIGESIKSVFSAVMSIIKKAVASLPEDMRPGPDLYGFPWEIVICAGVVGAFTILLFLYRSYQSVRSRLYVGREKQLANKIAELVEDKCKILEKLSLCKKEFEDLELSLKDDKAMKESTDMSFFEEMHEKMNKSNLELNQEIENLEKELEEEKSKQSENDNLVAEIQKRVESLESEAKSIQSQIDEAKSTLKVYQINTERLKTSIQDAVDENCHLQESEKQLLREAEGWGERFGELNEQTKMFESSKADIEEVLKNKESQVKSLTQYLLKMKDWSSAIRDDDDAEDSHWDTDIKGEAENGEHLDDQQKRTVKKLIYAAKLNACLKTLETERNQIYSKLSDENKAKGELTERIENLQSQQASLQSENERFESEVQKLQQKLKVMTELYQENEMKLHRKLTVEERERLQKEEKLSKVDEKINHAAEELNSYRQRAKDLEEELERTIRSYQNQITSHEKKAHDNWETLKYLLTNTFFSFTEWSV